The following proteins come from a genomic window of Lachnoclostridium phytofermentans ISDg:
- a CDS encoding YaiI/YqxD family protein produces MKIVVDADACPVKGIIERLAKEHQIEVIMFIDTSHELYSDYSKIITVSKAPDAVDFALLNQTSPNDIVVTQDYGVAAMALGKKAKALHPSGKIFTNDNINQMLFERHIAKEQRRHGKQNLHSKNNKKRTTGDDIHFESSLNELLKSISS; encoded by the coding sequence ATGAAAATTGTAGTAGATGCGGATGCATGCCCAGTGAAAGGAATCATCGAACGACTGGCAAAGGAGCATCAGATTGAAGTTATCATGTTCATTGATACTAGTCATGAACTATACTCAGACTATAGTAAAATAATTACGGTGAGTAAAGCACCCGATGCTGTTGATTTTGCATTATTAAATCAAACGAGTCCAAATGATATTGTAGTTACGCAGGATTATGGAGTTGCAGCCATGGCACTTGGTAAGAAGGCAAAAGCCTTGCATCCAAGTGGTAAGATTTTTACAAATGATAACATTAATCAAATGCTATTTGAACGCCATATCGCAAAAGAGCAACGGCGTCATGGGAAGCAAAATCTCCATAGTAAGAATAATAAAAAACGGACTACAGGGGATGACATCCATTTTGAATCTTCCTTAAATGAATTGTTAAAGTCTATTTCAAGCTGA
- a CDS encoding aldehyde dehydrogenase: MSEIETGYQKLVTNQREFFRTGKTKQVDFRIQALKKLQSEIKNREAEIMEALKKDLNKSSFESYMTEIGMVLDEIRHCIAHVKKWSKPKSVKTPLAQFPSKSFTISEPYGVVLIMSPWNYPFQLCIEPLIGAITAGNCAVLKPSAYAAETSKVINTLIRACFPKEYVTVIEGGRKENQGLLATRFDYIFFTGGVEVGKIVMEAAAQFLTPVSLELGGKSPCIIEKSADINLAAKRVAFGKYLNAGQTCVAPDYVFVQKEVEEEFFKKLGLWVHKFFGEEPLKNENLPKIINEHHYHRLLSLLEGEDIVIGGKGQDNIRKIEPTVLKSVSTDSNIMQEEIFGPILPVLSYKTIEEVIEYVTAHEKPLACYLFTTNVQIEKKVLKHVSFGGGCVNDTIIHLATPYMGFGGVGASGMGSYHGFESFRTFSHTKSIVKKANWLDLPMRYHPYTEKNLKMIRKFLK, encoded by the coding sequence ATGAGTGAGATAGAAACAGGGTATCAAAAACTTGTAACAAACCAAAGAGAATTCTTTCGTACTGGCAAGACCAAACAAGTGGATTTTCGAATTCAAGCACTAAAGAAACTTCAGTCCGAGATTAAAAATCGAGAAGCAGAAATAATGGAGGCTTTAAAGAAAGACCTAAATAAATCAAGTTTTGAATCTTATATGACAGAAATCGGTATGGTACTTGATGAAATCCGTCATTGTATCGCACATGTGAAAAAGTGGTCCAAACCAAAGAGTGTTAAAACTCCACTTGCGCAATTTCCTTCAAAGAGTTTTACCATATCGGAACCATATGGTGTTGTACTAATTATGTCTCCTTGGAATTATCCATTTCAATTATGCATAGAACCATTAATTGGTGCTATTACAGCAGGAAACTGTGCAGTATTAAAGCCGTCCGCATATGCAGCAGAAACGTCTAAAGTAATCAATACCTTAATACGTGCTTGCTTTCCAAAGGAGTACGTTACGGTAATTGAAGGCGGTAGAAAAGAGAATCAGGGATTACTGGCTACGAGATTTGATTATATCTTCTTTACCGGTGGTGTCGAAGTCGGAAAGATTGTTATGGAAGCAGCAGCTCAATTCCTAACTCCAGTGTCATTAGAGCTTGGAGGTAAGAGCCCTTGTATTATTGAGAAATCAGCAGATATCAATCTTGCTGCAAAGCGTGTTGCTTTTGGAAAGTATCTCAATGCTGGTCAGACATGTGTTGCACCTGATTATGTTTTCGTTCAGAAAGAAGTGGAAGAGGAATTTTTTAAGAAATTAGGGTTGTGGGTACACAAATTCTTTGGTGAAGAACCTTTAAAGAATGAAAATCTTCCGAAAATTATTAATGAACATCATTATCATAGATTACTTTCCCTTCTTGAGGGAGAAGATATTGTCATCGGTGGAAAAGGACAGGATAATATAAGAAAGATTGAACCTACGGTACTAAAAAGTGTATCAACGGATTCCAATATAATGCAAGAAGAAATTTTTGGACCGATTCTCCCTGTACTTAGCTATAAGACAATAGAGGAAGTAATAGAGTATGTCACAGCACACGAAAAGCCATTGGCATGCTATTTATTTACAACGAATGTACAGATAGAAAAGAAAGTATTAAAGCACGTTTCTTTTGGTGGTGGATGTGTCAACGATACCATTATTCATCTTGCAACACCTTATATGGGATTTGGTGGTGTTGGTGCTAGTGGTATGGGAAGTTATCATGGATTTGAAAGTTTTCGCACGTTTAGTCATACTAAGAGCATTGTGAAAAAAGCAAATTGGCTTGATCTTCCGATGAGATACCATCCATATACAGAGAAGAATTTGAAAATGATTCGTAAATTCTTAAAATAG